The following proteins come from a genomic window of Pseudomonas syringae:
- a CDS encoding DMT family transporter, with product MVTARSNIIAGSMLVIVATLAWALNFIAPYVTGTYSIYDLTIIRFLIAGALGASGVILYSAQRRSLPRSQQLLAAGLGAIGYLGYGSCIAAGVLFGGPVLTAALVGLVPVLLALLGNAKEKTVQWRKLALPLTLIVVGLVLSNISSMNTPHIGKTSWLTGLFFSVSAVTLWIAFSLLNQSAMKTLPRGATGIWTALMMAGAGTGSVCLIPVVQALGLFKLPSIGFSVELAGHLYLWGLIIAVLSSVIGAWAWNSATRRLPMVLSGQLISLECLFAAALGFLFEGRLPTLTEASGLIALLTGAGIAVHRILSAAGESASA from the coding sequence ATGGTCACTGCCCGCTCCAACATCATCGCCGGATCGATGCTCGTCATTGTCGCAACACTGGCCTGGGCTCTGAACTTCATAGCGCCGTACGTCACTGGTACCTACAGTATTTACGACCTGACGATTATCAGGTTTCTGATCGCGGGCGCGTTGGGTGCATCAGGCGTAATCCTGTACAGCGCCCAACGGCGATCATTGCCCCGCTCTCAGCAGCTTCTCGCCGCAGGCCTTGGCGCCATCGGGTATTTAGGGTACGGCAGCTGTATCGCTGCAGGCGTCCTGTTCGGAGGCCCTGTTCTCACCGCCGCCTTGGTCGGACTGGTACCTGTCTTGCTCGCCCTGCTCGGCAATGCGAAAGAAAAGACGGTTCAATGGCGCAAGCTTGCATTGCCACTGACGTTGATCGTGGTCGGCCTTGTACTTTCAAATATCAGCAGTATGAATACTCCGCATATCGGAAAAACATCCTGGCTGACGGGCCTGTTTTTTTCGGTCTCGGCAGTGACGCTGTGGATCGCCTTCAGCCTGCTCAATCAAAGCGCCATGAAGACACTTCCCCGCGGTGCGACAGGTATCTGGACAGCGCTGATGATGGCGGGCGCAGGAACAGGCAGCGTGTGCCTGATACCGGTTGTACAGGCGCTTGGCCTCTTTAAACTTCCGAGCATCGGCTTCAGTGTCGAACTGGCAGGACATCTTTATTTATGGGGCCTGATAATCGCAGTCTTGTCTTCGGTGATCGGAGCGTGGGCGTGGAACTCAGCAACAAGACGGCTGCCGATGGTGCTTTCCGGTCAGTTGATTTCACTGGAGTGCCTGTTCGCAGCCGCACTCGGCTTTCTCTTTGAAGGCAGGTTACCAACACTCACTGAAGCATCAGGTCTTATCGCATTGCTCACAGGCGCAGGCATTGCGGTTCACCGCATTCTCAGCGCTGCTGGTGAGTCTGCAAGTGCCTGA
- the cheR gene encoding protein-glutamate O-methyltransferase CheR, translating into MSTGNLDFDQFRVFLEKACGILLGENKQYLVSSRLNKLMEQQSIKSLGELVQRIQTQPRSGLREQVVDAMTTNETLWFRDTYPFEVLKNKVLPEQIKASPGQRLRIWSAACSSGQEPYSLSMSIDEFERANPGQLKSGAQIVATDLSGLMLNNCKTGEYDSLAIGRGLSPDRLQRFFDVKSPGRWVVKAPIKSRVEFRSFNLLDSYAALGKFDIVFCRNVLIYFSAEVKKDILLRIHGTLKPGGYLFLGASEALNGLPDHYQMVQCSPGIIYKAK; encoded by the coding sequence TTGTCTACGGGTAATTTGGATTTTGATCAGTTCCGGGTATTTCTGGAAAAAGCCTGTGGCATCTTGCTTGGGGAAAACAAGCAGTACCTGGTGTCCAGCCGTCTCAACAAATTGATGGAGCAGCAGAGCATCAAGTCGTTGGGCGAGCTGGTCCAGCGTATTCAGACCCAGCCGCGCAGTGGCCTGCGCGAGCAGGTGGTCGATGCCATGACCACTAACGAAACCCTTTGGTTTCGCGACACGTACCCGTTTGAAGTGTTGAAGAACAAGGTGCTGCCCGAGCAGATCAAGGCCAGCCCCGGCCAGCGCTTGCGCATCTGGTCGGCGGCCTGCTCGTCGGGTCAGGAACCGTATTCGCTGTCGATGTCCATCGACGAGTTCGAGCGTGCCAACCCCGGTCAGCTCAAGTCGGGCGCGCAGATCGTGGCAACGGACCTGTCGGGCTTGATGCTCAATAACTGCAAGACAGGCGAGTACGACAGCCTGGCAATTGGTCGCGGCCTGTCGCCGGATCGTCTGCAGCGCTTTTTTGACGTAAAAAGCCCGGGCCGCTGGGTGGTCAAGGCGCCGATCAAGAGTCGCGTGGAATTCCGCTCGTTCAACCTGCTCGACAGCTACGCGGCGCTGGGCAAGTTCGACATTGTGTTCTGCCGTAACGTGTTGATCTACTTCTCGGCTGAAGTGAAGAAAGACATCCTGCTGCGCATTCACGGCACGCTCAAGCCAGGCGGTTACCTGTTTCTGGGTGCCTCCGAAGCGCTCAATGGTCTGCCTGATCACTACCAGATGGTCCAGTGCAGCCCGGGGATTATCTACAAGGCCAAATGA
- the cynR gene encoding transcriptional regulator CynR: MIIAIILTYGDAVLLRHIRYLLAVADHGNFTRAAEALHVSQPALSQQIRQLESSLGVQLFDRTRRSVVPTDAGRVYLDHARRCLLELDAGKRALNDVSDLSRGQLRLGVTPTFSEYLIAPLIDRFSALYPGVAIILTELPLEQITEALISDALDLAIGFAGSHAVEIDSQPLFDEQLCLVMARPGPDKQAALTLEDLQTLRFALLAPGFATRQLLDAWCQMQNFKPIVGLEANSIAILLKVVTQGRMATILPDAIVREQPGFREVQTIPALPGRTVALLRRKNGYQSAAASAFATLVSEIRTQT; this comes from the coding sequence ATGATCATCGCCATAATCCTGACTTATGGTGATGCCGTGCTGTTACGCCATATACGCTATTTGCTGGCAGTCGCCGACCATGGCAACTTCACCCGGGCGGCCGAGGCGCTGCATGTCTCCCAACCGGCGTTGTCGCAGCAGATCAGGCAACTGGAAAGCAGCCTGGGTGTGCAACTGTTCGACCGCACCCGCCGCAGTGTCGTGCCGACCGATGCCGGTCGCGTGTATCTGGACCATGCGCGTCGCTGCCTGCTTGAGCTGGATGCAGGCAAGCGTGCGCTCAACGATGTCAGCGATCTGTCACGCGGACAACTGCGCCTCGGGGTAACGCCAACCTTCAGTGAATACCTGATAGCACCCTTGATCGACCGCTTCAGCGCGCTGTATCCCGGTGTGGCAATCATCCTCACAGAGCTGCCTCTGGAGCAGATTACCGAGGCACTAATCAGTGATGCGCTCGATCTGGCCATAGGGTTTGCCGGCAGTCATGCCGTCGAAATAGACAGCCAGCCTCTGTTCGATGAACAACTGTGCCTGGTCATGGCCAGGCCTGGTCCCGACAAGCAGGCCGCGCTGACACTTGAGGATCTGCAAACACTTCGCTTTGCCTTGCTGGCGCCCGGATTCGCCACTCGCCAGTTGCTGGATGCATGGTGTCAGATGCAGAACTTCAAGCCGATCGTTGGCCTGGAAGCCAACTCGATTGCCATTTTGCTCAAGGTCGTCACTCAAGGCCGCATGGCGACCATTCTTCCCGATGCCATCGTTCGCGAGCAGCCTGGGTTTCGCGAAGTTCAGACAATCCCGGCCCTGCCTGGGCGGACGGTTGCGCTGCTGCGGCGTAAAAACGGATACCAGAGCGCCGCCGCCAGCGCTTTTGCAACACTGGTGAGCGAAATCAGAACGCAAACATGA
- the cynS gene encoding cyanase: protein MPHSNISRAPRQNLTERVLQAKTAKNLTWAGLAEGTGLSVVYVTAALLGQHPLPEAVAEVVAERLGLDRNAVAELQTIPLRGNAEDVSSDPTIYRFHEMVQVYGTTLKALVHEQFGDGIISAINFKLDIKKVEDPEGGERAVITLNGKFLPYKPF from the coding sequence ATGCCGCACAGCAATATTTCCAGAGCGCCGCGTCAGAATCTGACTGAGCGTGTGCTACAGGCCAAGACCGCAAAGAACCTTACCTGGGCCGGGCTTGCAGAAGGTACCGGGTTGAGCGTGGTCTATGTCACCGCTGCGCTACTCGGCCAGCACCCTTTGCCGGAAGCGGTGGCCGAGGTGGTCGCCGAGCGTCTCGGGCTGGACAGGAACGCGGTCGCCGAACTGCAAACCATCCCGTTGCGCGGCAATGCCGAAGACGTCTCCAGTGATCCGACGATCTATCGCTTCCACGAAATGGTTCAGGTCTACGGCACAACCCTGAAGGCACTGGTGCATGAGCAGTTCGGCGACGGCATCATCAGCGCCATCAACTTCAAGCTCGATATCAAGAAAGTCGAGGATCCGGAAGGGGGCGAGCGAGCCGTGATCACCCTCAATGGAAAATTCCTGCCCTATAAACCGTTCTGA
- a CDS encoding LysR substrate-binding domain-containing protein: MNKLRTTLPPLASLLPFEAAARLESFSKAADELHITQAAVSRQIRGLEEDLGLKLFIRRNRAVFLTEEGRELGGVISAALLNISDAAVALRTSRRKHRVVLLCQLCEAFYWMMPRLSTFLDQHSGVEVQVVTSTRPIAEFSGYFDVALQTTGRASGCHTLVFTAADEVFPVCRSDYLAPGSLLSLKELRLHKLLHYRSTPHEFMTWDDWSQMFGSTRADYPQGAVFDSYPLMLQAAVEGHGVALGWRRTASKLIEEGALVQCCAERVPLPDAISVYKKSHDDNRVEVRMLLDWLREQLVMER; the protein is encoded by the coding sequence ATGAATAAACTCAGGACAACACTGCCTCCTCTGGCCAGCCTGCTGCCTTTCGAAGCCGCTGCCCGGCTGGAAAGTTTCTCGAAGGCTGCTGACGAGTTGCACATCACCCAGGCTGCCGTCAGCCGGCAAATCCGGGGTCTGGAGGAGGATCTCGGTCTGAAGCTGTTTATTCGCCGAAATCGGGCTGTGTTTTTGACGGAGGAAGGGCGGGAGTTAGGAGGGGTGATAAGTGCAGCGTTGCTGAACATCAGTGATGCTGCTGTGGCGCTTCGAACATCACGGCGCAAACATCGTGTTGTTCTGCTTTGCCAGCTATGCGAAGCCTTTTACTGGATGATGCCACGCCTATCCACCTTCCTTGATCAACACTCTGGGGTCGAGGTTCAAGTTGTGACCTCGACGCGACCCATCGCCGAATTCAGCGGCTACTTCGATGTGGCTTTGCAAACCACCGGACGCGCCAGTGGTTGCCACACGCTGGTTTTTACCGCTGCCGATGAAGTCTTTCCCGTGTGCCGCTCCGACTATCTCGCGCCTGGCAGTTTGCTGAGCCTCAAAGAGCTTCGCCTGCACAAACTGCTGCACTACCGCTCCACGCCCCATGAATTCATGACGTGGGATGACTGGTCGCAGATGTTTGGAAGTACCAGGGCGGATTATCCTCAAGGTGCGGTGTTTGATAGCTATCCGCTTATGCTTCAGGCGGCAGTGGAGGGGCATGGCGTTGCATTGGGATGGCGTCGAACTGCGTCAAAACTTATTGAAGAGGGCGCGTTGGTGCAGTGCTGTGCAGAACGTGTTCCGTTGCCTGACGCCATTTCAGTTTATAAAAAGAGTCACGACGACAATCGGGTTGAAGTCCGTATGTTGCTGGATTGGCTCCGGGAGCAGTTGGTTATGGAGCGCTGA
- a CDS encoding DUF1348 family protein, with the protein MSDKGRPPFPPFTLETAIQKVRGAEDGWNSRDAAKVALAYTEDTYWRNRSEFVNGRAEAQAFLERKWRKELDYRLIKELWAFTDNRIAVRYAYEWHDDSGNWFRSYGNENWEFAANGLMQRRFACINDLPIAESERKYHWPLGRRPDEHPGLSELGL; encoded by the coding sequence ATGAGTGATAAAGGAAGACCGCCATTTCCACCCTTTACCCTGGAGACCGCCATCCAGAAAGTCCGTGGCGCGGAGGATGGCTGGAACTCCCGCGACGCGGCGAAAGTTGCGCTGGCCTACACCGAAGACACCTACTGGCGTAACCGCAGCGAGTTCGTCAATGGCCGTGCTGAGGCTCAGGCGTTTCTGGAGCGCAAATGGCGCAAGGAGCTTGATTACCGGCTGATCAAGGAGCTTTGGGCATTCACTGATAACCGCATTGCCGTGCGTTATGCCTACGAATGGCATGACGACTCCGGCAACTGGTTCCGCTCGTATGGCAATGAGAACTGGGAGTTCGCTGCAAACGGCCTCATGCAACGGCGTTTTGCCTGCATCAACGATTTGCCGATTGCAGAATCCGAGCGCAAATACCATTGGCCGTTGGGGCGGCGGCCGGATGAACATCCTGGTTTGAGTGAGCTTGGCCTCTGA